Proteins encoded by one window of Chondromyces crocatus:
- a CDS encoding FAD-binding oxidoreductase: MAHGKRDAAPPPASANLPPRGSRAPVTRITPPPAALPLDDESKDGWGFADTRFVVKPNGSVVLTGDRYNISNVELPSLLPWISGILSAPLSYGNRNEPHYPPAVPAAREATALIDELRTFLDEDQVSTDDLVRLRRGHGHTGAEIWAIRYEHLDRVPDLVVFPLSHDEVVKLTDVAKKHGACLIPFGGGTNVTDALRLSIDEQRVVIAVDMRRMNKVLWIDTVNRMACIEAGATGRHIVAELAKHGMTMGHEPDSLEFSTLGGWIATNASGMKKNRYGNIEDLVLDMQVVTARGVVERPQVAPRESVGSNPKNFMFGSEGNYGIVTTAVVKLFPVPEVQRYGSVLLPDLERGLAFLYDLQQSGAVPSSVRVMDNTQFHFGQALKPKAAGVLAKVKSTAEKLVVTKVKGYDPNRMVVATIVFEGTKEEVDFQESTLYRIAERHGGMKAGATNGERGYQLTFGIAYIRDLTFEHWAIAESFETSVPWSRALELYDRVHRRVLREHEQRRLPGKPFFTGRITQVYPTGVCIYFYMGFYAKGVDDPVRHYSEMEHAAREEILASGGSLSHHHGVGKIRQDFVKEIYSEGSREFAKQVKQAVDPENLFGAANHGVLGQIQIERGEG, translated from the coding sequence ATGGCTCACGGAAAACGCGACGCAGCACCCCCTCCCGCTTCCGCCAACCTCCCGCCCCGCGGGTCGAGGGCGCCCGTCACCCGCATCACGCCGCCCCCCGCCGCCCTTCCCCTGGACGACGAGAGCAAGGACGGCTGGGGCTTCGCCGACACCCGCTTCGTCGTGAAGCCGAACGGCAGCGTCGTCCTGACCGGGGATCGCTACAACATCAGCAACGTGGAGCTGCCCTCCCTGCTCCCGTGGATCTCGGGGATCCTCTCCGCGCCCCTGTCCTACGGCAACCGCAACGAGCCGCACTACCCGCCGGCCGTGCCCGCAGCGCGCGAAGCCACCGCGCTCATCGACGAGCTGCGCACCTTCCTCGACGAAGACCAGGTCTCGACCGACGACCTGGTGCGCCTCCGCCGCGGCCACGGCCACACCGGCGCGGAGATCTGGGCCATCCGTTACGAGCACCTCGACCGCGTGCCGGACCTCGTCGTCTTCCCCCTCTCGCACGACGAGGTCGTGAAGCTGACCGACGTGGCGAAGAAGCACGGCGCCTGCCTCATCCCCTTCGGCGGCGGCACGAACGTGACCGACGCCCTCCGCCTCTCGATCGACGAGCAGCGCGTCGTCATCGCCGTCGACATGCGCCGCATGAACAAGGTCCTCTGGATCGACACCGTGAACCGCATGGCCTGCATCGAGGCGGGCGCCACCGGCCGGCACATCGTCGCCGAGCTGGCCAAGCACGGCATGACCATGGGCCACGAGCCCGACAGCCTGGAGTTCTCCACGCTCGGCGGCTGGATCGCCACGAATGCCAGCGGCATGAAGAAGAACCGCTACGGCAACATCGAGGACCTCGTCCTCGACATGCAGGTCGTCACCGCCCGCGGCGTCGTCGAGCGCCCCCAGGTCGCCCCCCGCGAGAGCGTCGGCTCGAACCCGAAGAACTTCATGTTCGGCAGCGAGGGCAACTACGGCATCGTCACCACCGCCGTCGTGAAGCTCTTCCCCGTCCCCGAGGTGCAGCGGTACGGCAGCGTCCTCCTCCCCGACCTCGAGCGAGGCCTCGCCTTCCTCTACGACCTCCAGCAGTCGGGCGCGGTGCCGTCCAGCGTCCGCGTCATGGACAACACCCAGTTCCACTTCGGGCAAGCGCTGAAGCCCAAGGCGGCCGGCGTCCTCGCGAAGGTGAAGAGCACCGCCGAGAAGCTCGTCGTCACCAAGGTGAAGGGCTACGACCCCAACCGCATGGTCGTCGCCACCATCGTCTTCGAAGGGACGAAGGAGGAAGTCGACTTCCAGGAGTCGACCCTCTACCGCATCGCCGAGCGCCACGGCGGCATGAAGGCCGGCGCCACCAACGGCGAGCGCGGCTACCAGCTCACCTTCGGCATCGCCTACATCCGCGACCTCACCTTCGAGCACTGGGCGATCGCCGAGAGCTTCGAGACCAGCGTGCCCTGGAGCCGCGCGCTGGAGCTGTACGATCGCGTCCACCGCCGCGTCCTGCGCGAGCACGAGCAGCGCCGCCTGCCCGGCAAGCCGTTCTTCACCGGCCGCATCACCCAGGTCTACCCGACCGGCGTGTGCATCTACTTCTACATGGGCTTCTACGCGAAGGGCGTCGACGACCCCGTGCGCCACTACAGCGAGATGGAGCACGCCGCCCGCGAAGAGATCCTCGCGTCCGGAGGCTCGCTCTCGCACCACCACGGCGTGGGCAAGATCCGGCAGGACTTCGTGAAGGAGATCTACTCCGAGGGCTCGCGCGAGTTCGCGAAGCAGGTGAAGCAGGCCGTGGATCCCGAGAACCTCTTCGGGGCCGCGAACCACGGCGTGCTCGGGCAGATCCAGATCGAGCGCGGCGAAGGCTGA
- a CDS encoding YkgJ family cysteine cluster protein, which yields MRPDDVVVPEDCTFCGACCFSTLPEYIRVFGVDHDRMDDRARALTHFIGNRCYMRLDEGHCSALKLDPQEGRFLCSIYEARPDCCRALDRGSGACRGELHEKRQRPLIALERLRQGKAD from the coding sequence ATGCGTCCCGACGACGTGGTCGTCCCCGAAGACTGCACGTTCTGCGGGGCGTGCTGCTTCTCGACACTCCCCGAGTACATCCGCGTCTTCGGCGTGGATCACGACCGGATGGACGACCGCGCGCGAGCGCTGACCCACTTCATCGGCAACCGCTGCTACATGCGCCTCGACGAGGGGCACTGCTCCGCGCTGAAGCTGGATCCACAGGAAGGCCGGTTCCTCTGCTCGATCTACGAGGCGCGGCCCGACTGCTGTCGCGCCCTGGATCGAGGCAGCGGTGCGTGCCGGGGCGAGCTGCACGAGAAGCGTCAGCGCCCGCTGATCGCCCTGGAACGGCTGCGGCAGGGCAAGGCCGACTGA
- a CDS encoding peptidylprolyl isomerase — protein sequence MRRLRHLAVAGLLLASLSGATIADAIVVERIVAVVGDRPILLSELRRRARPFLIQVHQRVPPGAQQAAAESQIFRDLMEKMIEDELITQAAEKANISVTSEELENAIRNLAVSQGTTPAGIVKLAAESSGLTEQEYRDELRRQILEGKMLQLRTKNRMRVTDQDLSSAFDRVVKAEMRRREYHPAWIVLRVYPGSSPDAVEERMALARSLAERIKRGEDFAALARQFSDDTATREAGGDLGIRAPRGSEAATSNRRPVMDAALESALMTLEPGQVAAPRRAGDGIVILKLLSRQPSRYTTIEAAQNELLQRIQQETMMKARRRWLDGLKRRSHLDVRL from the coding sequence ATGCGCCGTCTCCGTCACCTCGCCGTCGCTGGATTGCTCCTCGCTTCGCTGTCCGGCGCCACGATCGCAGACGCCATCGTGGTCGAGCGCATCGTCGCGGTCGTGGGCGATCGGCCGATCTTGCTCTCGGAGCTGCGGCGCCGCGCGCGCCCGTTCCTCATCCAGGTGCATCAGCGGGTGCCACCGGGCGCGCAGCAAGCCGCGGCTGAATCGCAGATCTTCCGCGATCTCATGGAAAAGATGATCGAGGACGAACTCATCACCCAGGCGGCGGAGAAAGCCAACATCTCCGTCACCTCGGAAGAGCTGGAGAACGCAATCCGCAACCTCGCCGTCTCGCAGGGCACCACCCCCGCCGGCATCGTGAAGCTCGCCGCCGAGTCGTCCGGCCTCACCGAGCAAGAGTACCGCGACGAGCTGCGCCGACAGATCCTCGAAGGCAAGATGCTCCAGCTCCGGACCAAGAACCGGATGCGCGTCACCGACCAGGATCTCTCCTCTGCGTTCGATCGCGTCGTGAAGGCCGAGATGCGGCGTCGCGAGTACCACCCCGCCTGGATCGTGCTCCGCGTCTACCCGGGCTCCAGCCCCGACGCCGTCGAAGAGCGCATGGCGCTCGCGCGCTCCCTCGCCGAACGGATCAAGCGGGGCGAAGACTTCGCGGCGCTGGCCCGACAGTTCTCCGACGACACCGCGACGCGCGAGGCCGGCGGCGACCTCGGCATCCGTGCGCCACGCGGCAGCGAAGCGGCGACGAGCAATCGACGCCCGGTCATGGATGCCGCCCTGGAGAGCGCGCTGATGACGCTGGAGCCGGGTCAGGTGGCTGCACCGCGCCGCGCGGGCGACGGCATCGTGATCTTGAAGCTCCTGAGCCGCCAGCCCTCGCGCTACACGACCATCGAGGCCGCGCAGAACGAACTCCTCCAGCGCATCCAGCAAGAGACCATGATGAAGGCGCGCCGGCGATGGCTCGACGGGCTCAAGCGCCGGTCCCACCTCGACGTTCGCCTCTGA
- the icd gene encoding NADP-dependent isocitrate dehydrogenase, protein MSTTFPEPTHGQAITMSSTGALNVPDQPILPFIEGDGTGPDIWRASVRVFDAAVEKAYGGKRKIAWYEVFAGEKAYNTFGTWLPDGTVEAYRKYLVGIKGPLTTPIGKGIRSLNVALRQLLDLYVCLRPVRWYKGVPSPVRDPGSVDMVIFRENTEDIYAGIEWEAESPQAKKVIDFLQKEMGVKNIRFPGTSGIGVKPVSSEGTERLVRAAIEYALRFDRKSVNLVHKGNIMKFTEGAFKSWGYALAQRDFREKVVTERESWILGNKEKNPDLTVEQNAREIEPGYDMAPPEMQAEFRAEVEEALKLWSTHGGGKWKKLLRIKDSIADITLQQVLTRPKEFDVIATLNLNGDYLSDALAAQIGGIGIAPGGNINYVSGHAIFEATHGTAPKYANLDKVNPGSVILSGEMMLRHLGWVEAADLINKGMDGAIGAKTVTYDFARLMEGATEVKCSEFGDAIIKHMG, encoded by the coding sequence ATGTCCACCACCTTCCCCGAGCCCACCCACGGGCAAGCCATCACCATGTCGAGCACCGGCGCCCTCAATGTGCCGGATCAACCCATTCTCCCCTTCATCGAGGGTGACGGGACCGGACCTGACATCTGGCGCGCGAGCGTCCGCGTGTTCGACGCTGCGGTCGAGAAGGCGTACGGCGGCAAGCGGAAGATCGCTTGGTACGAGGTGTTCGCGGGCGAGAAGGCCTACAACACCTTCGGCACCTGGCTCCCGGACGGGACGGTGGAGGCCTACCGGAAGTACCTCGTCGGCATCAAGGGGCCGCTCACGACGCCGATCGGCAAGGGCATCCGGTCGCTGAACGTCGCGCTGCGCCAGCTCCTCGACCTCTACGTCTGCCTGCGCCCGGTGCGCTGGTACAAGGGGGTGCCCTCGCCGGTGCGTGACCCCGGCTCGGTCGACATGGTGATCTTCCGCGAGAACACGGAAGACATCTACGCCGGCATCGAGTGGGAGGCGGAGAGCCCCCAGGCGAAGAAGGTCATCGACTTCCTCCAGAAGGAGATGGGGGTGAAGAACATCCGCTTCCCCGGGACGAGCGGCATCGGCGTCAAGCCCGTCAGCAGCGAGGGCACCGAGCGCCTCGTGCGCGCCGCCATCGAGTACGCCCTGCGCTTCGACCGCAAGAGCGTGAACCTCGTCCACAAGGGCAACATCATGAAGTTCACCGAGGGCGCGTTCAAGAGCTGGGGCTACGCCCTCGCGCAGCGCGACTTCCGTGAGAAGGTCGTCACCGAGCGCGAGTCGTGGATCCTCGGCAACAAGGAGAAGAACCCCGACCTCACCGTGGAGCAGAACGCGCGCGAGATCGAGCCGGGCTACGACATGGCGCCCCCGGAGATGCAGGCGGAGTTCCGCGCCGAGGTCGAGGAGGCGCTGAAGCTCTGGTCGACGCACGGCGGCGGGAAGTGGAAGAAGCTGCTCCGCATCAAGGACTCGATCGCGGACATCACGCTGCAGCAGGTGCTCACCCGCCCGAAGGAGTTCGACGTCATCGCGACGCTGAACCTGAACGGCGACTACCTGTCCGACGCGCTCGCGGCGCAGATCGGCGGCATCGGCATCGCCCCCGGCGGCAACATCAACTACGTGTCCGGTCACGCGATCTTCGAGGCGACCCACGGCACGGCGCCGAAGTACGCGAACCTCGACAAGGTGAACCCGGGCTCGGTGATCCTGTCGGGCGAGATGATGCTCCGGCACCTCGGCTGGGTCGAGGCGGCGGACCTCATCAACAAGGGCATGGACGGCGCGATCGGCGCGAAGACCGTGACCTACGACTTCGCCCGCCTCATGGAAGGCGCAACCGAGGTCAAGTGCTCGGAGTTCGGCGACGCGATCATCAAGCACATGGGCTGA
- a CDS encoding DUF4349 domain-containing protein encodes MRIHPFLSALLGALVLAGCGSAYYAGEAASSPAPQDVSGYGANYGPSAPPAPPADDDARIENFIMEPGAVVSIASESSSHDREERQAEAPSGPAMGLAPPKSPQSTGGPRAVPNVSPQVKKEAPPPPSTSPSGTSPSSTPGAPDTSPTTASPTVTPTPGQQAPGEVAQPRRPMLVYVAGLWVLVENPTEAFTAIEAMTREFGGFLSVRTDASITVRIPVARYEEALDRVSRLGEIQRRDISVEDVTEAFLDLEIRLKNLRAIRARLELLLPKAKNVEEAVEIERELYRVVGEIERIEGKMKLLRDRAAFSTITVHVLARAQEKVQSKVTLPVPWLGALGLGRLLRL; translated from the coding sequence ATGCGCATCCATCCCTTCCTGAGTGCCCTCCTCGGCGCGCTCGTCCTCGCCGGCTGCGGGTCGGCGTACTACGCAGGCGAGGCCGCGAGCTCTCCGGCACCGCAGGATGTCTCGGGGTACGGCGCGAACTACGGACCGTCGGCGCCGCCAGCGCCGCCAGCCGACGATGACGCGCGGATCGAGAACTTCATCATGGAGCCTGGCGCCGTCGTCTCCATCGCGTCCGAGAGTTCTTCCCACGATCGGGAAGAGCGGCAGGCCGAAGCCCCATCAGGGCCGGCGATGGGGCTGGCTCCGCCGAAGAGCCCGCAGAGCACCGGAGGGCCGAGGGCGGTGCCGAACGTATCGCCGCAGGTCAAGAAGGAAGCGCCCCCTCCCCCCAGCACGTCTCCCTCCGGCACGTCTCCCTCCAGCACGCCAGGAGCCCCGGACACCTCACCGACGACCGCATCTCCCACGGTGACGCCGACCCCAGGACAGCAGGCCCCCGGTGAGGTCGCGCAGCCCCGACGCCCGATGCTCGTCTACGTCGCTGGCCTGTGGGTCCTCGTCGAGAACCCGACGGAGGCGTTCACCGCCATCGAAGCCATGACCCGCGAGTTCGGCGGATTCCTCTCCGTGCGCACCGACGCATCGATCACCGTGCGCATCCCGGTGGCTCGGTACGAAGAAGCGCTGGATCGGGTGAGCCGCCTCGGCGAGATCCAGCGGCGCGACATCTCCGTGGAAGACGTGACCGAAGCGTTCCTCGATCTCGAGATCCGGCTGAAGAACCTGCGCGCGATTCGCGCCCGACTGGAGCTGCTCCTCCCGAAGGCGAAGAACGTCGAGGAGGCCGTGGAGATCGAGCGGGAGCTCTACCGCGTCGTCGGCGAGATCGAGCGCATCGAGGGAAAGATGAAGCTCCTCCGCGACCGCGCCGCGTTCTCGACGATCACCGTCCACGTGCTCGCGCGCGCCCAGGAGAAGGTGCAGAGCAAGGTGACGCTCCCTGTCCCGTGGCTCGGCGCGCTGGGACTGGGCCGCCTTCTCAGACTGTGA
- a CDS encoding VOC family protein yields the protein MTTTPRPPFHLAFPVTALETTRHFYRDVLGCALGRESDRWIDFDFFGHQITAHLVEQADASVATNPVDGDDIPVRHFGAVLPWDDWHALRDRLREAGVRFLVEPHVRFPGEVGEQATMFIKDPSGNALEFKSFKDLASLFART from the coding sequence ATGACGACGACCCCGAGGCCCCCGTTTCACCTCGCGTTCCCCGTGACCGCGCTGGAGACCACCCGCCACTTCTACCGGGACGTGCTCGGGTGCGCGCTGGGGCGCGAGAGCGACCGGTGGATCGACTTCGACTTCTTCGGCCACCAGATCACCGCGCACCTGGTCGAGCAGGCCGATGCCAGCGTTGCCACCAATCCCGTCGACGGGGACGACATCCCCGTGCGCCACTTCGGCGCCGTCTTGCCCTGGGACGACTGGCACGCCCTGCGGGACCGCTTGCGGGAGGCCGGCGTCCGCTTCCTCGTGGAGCCCCACGTTCGCTTTCCCGGTGAGGTCGGCGAGCAAGCCACGATGTTCATCAAGGACCCCAGCGGCAATGCGCTGGAGTTCAAGTCGTTCAAGGACCTGGCCAGCCTCTTCGCTCGCACCTGA
- a CDS encoding Uma2 family endonuclease gives MPDSVRRATYQDLLDVPHHHCAEILKGVLHTNPRPALPYRNAASVLAGELYLPFRRGLGGPGKWALLDEPELHLGPDIVVPDIAGFRREKMPRIAMKDAAIFNTPDWVCEVLSPATEAIDRSDKMDIYAREGVGHLWLLDPRTQTLEVYRNDAGLWARVGAWRGSATVQVEPFEAAEIELGVLWED, from the coding sequence ATGCCCGACTCCGTGCGCCGTGCGACCTACCAGGATCTTCTCGACGTTCCGCACCATCACTGTGCCGAGATCCTCAAGGGCGTTCTCCACACGAACCCGCGCCCTGCGCTTCCCTACCGGAATGCGGCCTCCGTGCTCGCGGGGGAGCTGTACCTGCCGTTCCGCAGGGGGCTGGGGGGTCCAGGCAAGTGGGCCTTGCTGGACGAGCCCGAGCTGCATCTCGGCCCCGACATCGTGGTCCCCGACATCGCCGGTTTTCGCCGCGAGAAGATGCCGCGCATCGCGATGAAGGATGCGGCGATCTTCAACACGCCCGACTGGGTGTGCGAGGTGCTGTCGCCTGCGACCGAGGCCATCGATCGGTCGGACAAGATGGACATCTACGCGCGGGAAGGGGTGGGTCATCTCTGGCTGCTCGACCCTCGGACGCAGACGCTCGAGGTGTACCGGAACGACGCGGGTCTCTGGGCTCGTGTGGGGGCATGGAGGGGGTCGGCGACGGTGCAGGTGGAGCCGTTCGAGGCTGCGGAGATCGAGCTGGGCGTGCTCTGGGAGGATTGA